Sequence from the Egibacter rhizosphaerae genome:
TCGGGCCTCTGATCGACAGGCAGGGCTACGAGAAGGTCGCTGACCACGTCGCCGACGCGCGGGAGCGCGGCGCGGACGTGCTCCTCGGGGGCGAATCGCACGCGCTCGGCGGGACCTTCTGGCAGCCGACGGTGCTCAGCGGCGTCGACGAAACCATGGCGATGTCGCACGACGAGACGTTCGGTCCGGTCGCGGGCGTGCGACGGTTCCGGACCGAGGACGAGGCGATCACCGTGGCCAACAGCACCCGTTATGGGCTGGCGTCCTACTTCTACGCCCGCGATGTCGCCCGGGTGTGGCGGGTCTCCGAGGCGCTCGAGTTCGGGATCGTGGGCGTCAACACCGGTCTCATCTCCACCGAGATCGCGCCGTTCGGGGGGTACAAGGAATCGGGCCTCGGGCGGGAGGGCTCGCAGCACGGAATCGACGACTGGGTCGAGCTCAAATACCACTGCCTCGGGGAGATCGAGTAGCTCCCGTGCGCGGAGCTCCGGAAAGGATCAGCAGACATGAGATTGGACGGTAAGACCGCGATCGTCACCGGCGGGGCCATGGGCATCGGCCAGGCGATCGCGCGCGGATACGCCGCCGAAGGTGCCTCCGTTGTGATCGCCGACCTGAAGGGAGCGGAGGGGGCGGCAGGTGAGCTGACTCGTGGTGGGGCGACCGCGCTCGGGGTGGACGCCGACGTGACGTCGGAGCGTGATATGCACGCCATGGTCGAGGCGGCGGTCGACGCGTTCGGGGGCGTGGACGTGCTGGTGAACAATGCGGGCATCTACGCGTCACTCACGCCCGGCCCGTTCGAGGACATCGACGCCGAGGAGTGGCGTCAGGTCATGGACGCCAATGTGCTCGGCCCCTTCCTCGCCGCACGCGCCGTCGTTCCCGCCATGCGGCGCGCGGGTGGGGGGCGCATCATCAACATGGCCTCCGGAACGCCGTTCAAGGGTGTCCCGTACCTCCTGCACTACACGAGCAGCAAGGGTGCCGTGGTGGCGTTCACCCGAGCACTCGCGAAGGAACTCGGCGGCGACGATGTGCTGGTCAACGCGATCGCTCCGGGGTTCACGCTGTCCGATGGAGTGGAGGCCAACCCCGTGCAGATCGAGAAGCTTCGCGATATCTCGCGCTCGGCTCGGACACTGCAGCGCGACCAGTTCCCCGAGGACATCGTCGGGGCCGCGATCTTCTTCGCCAGCGACGACTCGACGTTCATCACCGGCCAGAGCCTGCTGGTCGACGGAGGTGCCTACTTCAACTAATGCCTTCGCGTCCGGGCTGCCGGTCGCAGTGACGGTAGGAGGGAACATGATCGTGGAGCAGCGCACCTACACGCTTGAGGTCGGTGCGGTGGCCGAGTATCTCCGCCTCTACGAGGCGGAGGGTCTCCCGATCCAGGAGCCGATTCTGGGTCATCTCGTGGGCTACTTCTCGACCGAGGTGGGGCCGCTCAACCGAGTCGTGCACATGTGGGCGTACGAGAGCTTCGCTGAGCGGTCGGAGCGCCGGGCGAGGCTGGCGGCGGACGAGCGGTGGCGAGCCTTCGTTCCGAAGCTCCGGGAGCTCGTGCAGGCGCAAGAAACCGTGATTCTCTCTCCGGCCCCGTTCTCCCCGATCCGCTGATGGCCAGTACACGCCGACTCAGCCTGTTCCACGATCGCATCGCTGCGACCGCGCGTGCGTTCCCGCCCGCCAGACGTGTCCTGTACGTGGCCGAGGGCGGGCTCGAGCTCGACCTTCCGGACCGGCCAGGTTCTGTGCTCGACCAGGGGGAGGCACATCACGACACCCGCCCCTTCTCGGCGGCCGCACACGAGGGCAGCGCCCTCGTCCTGCGGTGGGAACTGGGTGCCCCCGGACAACCCCCGCTCGAAGGCGAGGTCCTGGGCGCTGACATCGAGGTGGGCGACGATGGCGACCACCTCGTCCGCTGTGACCGCGTCGACTTTCCTCCGGGTGGGGTCGCCTACCTGCACACCCATCAAGGCCCCGGGATTCGCTGCCTCCTGCAGGGGTCGCTGCGCGTGGAGGTCGACGGGGGCGTGGCGACGCACGACCCGCTCGATGCCTGGTTCGAG
This genomic interval carries:
- a CDS encoding SDR family NAD(P)-dependent oxidoreductase — encoded protein: MRLDGKTAIVTGGAMGIGQAIARGYAAEGASVVIADLKGAEGAAGELTRGGATALGVDADVTSERDMHAMVEAAVDAFGGVDVLVNNAGIYASLTPGPFEDIDAEEWRQVMDANVLGPFLAARAVVPAMRRAGGGRIINMASGTPFKGVPYLLHYTSSKGAVVAFTRALAKELGGDDVLVNAIAPGFTLSDGVEANPVQIEKLRDISRSARTLQRDQFPEDIVGAAIFFASDDSTFITGQSLLVDGGAYFN
- a CDS encoding NIPSNAP family protein; amino-acid sequence: MIVEQRTYTLEVGAVAEYLRLYEAEGLPIQEPILGHLVGYFSTEVGPLNRVVHMWAYESFAERSERRARLAADERWRAFVPKLRELVQAQETVILSPAPFSPIR